One Solanum pennellii chromosome 10, SPENNV200 genomic region harbors:
- the LOC107001945 gene encoding uncharacterized protein LOC107001945, giving the protein MQPVRGEKFWKIDLSQAMQPPQIHKLVGRPKLKRVREKYEARKREGLWSKSRKGLQMTCGNCSVVGHNRRRCPLLQEGRQVLPDEPIFMQTPKFVAASSRKTSHQSSEEFNEAAGPLKSKRKNVSKDKVDALPKRSKNDGREKVVAPSIAIVDEDEVEDDIESEDEDTVLAPRDI; this is encoded by the exons ATGCAACCTGTTAGAGGTGAGAAATTCTGGAAAATTGATCTTTCTCAAGCTATGCAACCACCACAAATTCATAAATTGGTTGGTAGAccaaaattaaagagagtaagGGAAAAATATGAGgcaagaaaaagggaaggatTATGGTCGAAAAGTAGAAAAGGATTGCAAATGACATGTGGAAATTGCAGTGTTGTAGGTCATAATCGAAGAAGATGTCCTCTA CTTCAAGAAGGAAGACAAGTTCTCCCAGATGAACCAATCTTTATGCAAACTCCTAAATTTGTTGCAGCTTCCAGTCGAAAAACAAGCCATCAATCAAGTGAAGAATTCAATGAAGCTGCTGGTCCTTTAAAATCAAAGAGAAAAAATGTTTCAAAGGACAAAGTTGATGCACTCCCAAAGAGGTCTAAAAACGATGGAAGAGAAAAAGTTGTTGCACCTTCGATTGCAATTGTTGATGAGgatgaagttgaagatgatatTGAATCTGAGGATGAGGATACAGTCCTTGCACCTAGAGATATCTGA